A stretch of DNA from Pseudomonadales bacterium:
GGAAAGGCGAGCAGAGCAACCACGTTGAGCAGAAACACCAGTCCCAGGGCGACTGCCGTGTCTTCTGCTTTAGCACCCAGTACCGGGCTGAGGGTGGCGATCGTGGTACCTCCACAGATGGCAGTACCCGCAGCCAGCAGCTGGGCGGGAATCTTCTCCACGCGCAGCAGCCAGCCGAGCAGCAGGCCGAGCGACAGAGTGCTCACCACGAACAGTGCGACTGCCCAGGTATAGCTCGCAGACAGGGACCACACGGTCTCCAGATGCAGACGTAAACCAAGGAGAACAATGGCCGTCTGCAGGCAGTACCGGCCAAGCAGACCGGCCCGGGGGATCGGTATTCGATTCAGTGTCAGCGCGATGGCGCCGCCAGTGAGGAGTGCGGCGGCCGGATTGCCGAGCATGATGAGCGGTACCAGCAGCAGCGCGCACAACAACAGAGTTCCGGTATACGCCGGCCATGTCTGCCCGCTGACTGCCATTCAGTGGGCGGTGTTCAGGGTGTCCGCATAGGCTCTGACGGCGGCGGCAACCGGAGCCTTGGTCACAACCGGGGCAACCTGTTCGAGAACATCCTCTACCTCCCGGCCACGGCGCATTTCGCCTGCCGCCCAGAGCATACCGGCCCGATTGCCGGATGCGCAGTGCAGTACGACCAGGGCTTCCTGGGGTGCTGAGTTCAGTAGCGCGTCGAGTGCGAGGACCTGTTCGTCCCGTATGTTTGCCCCGTCTACCGGCAGATTGTGGTACGTAAGACCCAGGTCCTGGGCTTGTGCCTGTTCTGTCGCAGTGCCTTCTTCCGCTGTTCTTAAATCGATGATCACCACGGCACCCGGGAAGCCAGCCTTCAATGCGGGAAGATCCGGCGGGCCGGCGATCACCAGATTGTCGCCGATCCACAAATGAGGATCACCGAACGGCTCCTCTGCGGCATTCGTCCACGCTGCTGTCAACAGTCCGGTGCACAACGCGATCAGTGCAATGAAAGGGCGGCAGGTTGCAGGCATGGTGTTCCTCCGGATGATTTCTGAATCAGGCAGCCATGCGCTTGTGCAGCAGGCTGAGGTCAGCGGTGTCGAGCTGGCCGGCGGTGAGATTGTAGGGTACCGCAACGGTCATGAGTGCCGGGGCAGACAGAGTACCGTCCCGCGTGTTCCGGAACGCTACGAACTCAGCCTCACTCACACCATCGCGGATATGGATGTTGTGCGCGCGCTGCTCGGCGACCGTGGACAGATACCTGTGGCTGCGACCGCCGGGTGCATAGTCGTGACACATCAACAGCTTGGTTTCATCGGGTTCGGCGAACAGTTGCTGGATCGAGCGGTACAGCGTCGCGGAGTCTCCTCCGGGAAAGTCGCAGCGGGCGGTGCCGTAGTCGGGCATGAAAAGAGTATCCCCCACCAGGATAAAATCGTCGAACTGATAGCCGACACAGGCCGGAGTGTGTCCTGGAAGCGCCAGTACCCGACCGCAGGCGTGGCCAAGGCACAGCTTTTCACCCGCATCCAGCAGGCGATCGAACTGGTGTCCGTCCGGGACAAGCGGACTGTCCGGACACCGGGGCACAGAATCGGCAAAAGTTTCCTGCACCTCGATCACGCCACGGCCGATGCCCGTTTGTGCACAGACAAAGTGGGATTTCAGATAATGGCCGGCGGAAAGATGGTCGGCATGCACGTGTGTTTCCAGCAGCCACTCCACAATGAGGTCGTTGGCTCTTACAAAATCGATAATCCGGTCGGCACCCGTGGTGGAGGTGATACCCGTGGCGGGATCGAAGTCGAGCACCGGATCGATGACCGCACAGGTCCGGGAGCCCGGCTCTGCCACCACATAGGAATAGGAGCTGGTGGCTGAATCGAGGAACGCAGCGACCATCGGGTGCATGTCAGTCTCCAAGGCTGGGTTGATACCCACTTTATTGCATCAGGGGCCGAATTATTTTCTATTTATTTCCTGCAGTAGGCAGGATAGCCTAATAACCAACCGTTAAAATGCCGATTTCTAGAGAAATATTCCTCAGCTTGCGGGTATTACCATGGAAGCCATCGATCGACTCGACAGCCGCATTCTCGACCTGTTGCAGGAGGATGCCTCCCTGTCCAACGCCGAGCTTGCTGAACGGGTGGGACTGTCCGCCAATGCCTGCTGGCGAAGGACCAAGCGTCTCGAAGAGCGGGGCATTATCCGCAAGCGGGTCGCCCTCCTCAGTCAGGAGAAGCTCGAATTGAAGGTCACGGTGTTCGTCGGTATCAAAACCAACGAACACAACGAGCACTGGCTGAAGAACTTTGCGGAAGGGGTAAAAGCCATTCCGGAGGTCGTGGAGTTCTATCGAATGAGTGGCGACGTGGACTATCTGCTGAAGATCGTCGCCCGGGACATTGCCGACTACGATCGGGTGTATAAAAAACTGATTGCCGTAGCCCCCCTGCATGACGTGTCTTCGTCATTCGCAATGCAGCGGATCAAATCTTCGACCGCCCTTCCGCTCGGTTGAACAGGCCGCAGCGGCCGGTAACCGCGCGCTGAGGACGGATTTTCTCCCGCTGCTCAGGCGGCAGCCCGGAGTGCGTCTCCGACGATGTTGAAAATTTCCGAGATGTCGGATTTGTCCATCACGAAGGCGGGACCGAACTGGAGTGTGTCGGCACCGTAACGGACATAGAGCCCGCGCTGCCAGCACCACATGGCGATCTCGTAGGGTCTGCGCGCCGGTTCCCCCGGATGAGCTGCGAGGGTCAGCGCACCCGCGAGACCCAGGTTACGGACGTCGGTCACATGGGGATGATTGGCCAGACCGTGTATACAGTCTTCGAAATGTCCGGCCTTGTCTCTGACCTGGCCGGCGAGATCGAGGGACTCGAACAGATCCAGCGCCGCGAGTCCTGCCGCACAGGCCAGTGGGTGACCTGAGTAGGTGTAGCCATGGGGAAACTCCACCAGATACTCGGGTCCCCCGTGATCCATGAAAGTATTGTAGATCCCGGCGCCAACCACCACGGCACCCATGGGGATCACACCGTTGGTGAGTTGCTTGGCGAAGGTCGCGATGTCGGGTGTCACGCCGAAAAATTCAGCGCCTGTGGTTGCGCCGCACCGGCCGAAGCCGGTAATGACCTCATCGAAAATCAGCAGGATGTCGTTGGCATCGCACAGTGCCCGGAGTCGCTGCAGATAGCCTTTCGGTGGCGGCAGTACACCGGCCGATCCCGCAAAGGGTTCGACAATGACCGCAGCGATGTTTGACGCATCATGCAATGCAATCAGTTCCGCGAGTTCGTCCGCCAGGTGCGCACCCCGGGAGGGCATCCCCCGGGAAAAGCGGTTTTCCGGCAGCAGCGTGTGGGAAAGATGATCAGTCTCCAGGGTGGCGCCGAACAGTTTGCGGTTCGCCCCGATACCTCCGACGGAAATGCCACCGAAATTGACACCGTGATACCCCTTCGCGCGCCCGATCAGGCGGGTTTTGCCCGGCTGACCCCGCTGGCGCCAGTAGGCGCGCGCAATTTTCAGGGATGTCTCCACGGCCTCTGAGCCGGAGTTGGCAAAAAAAACGTAGTCGAGCCCATCCGGAGTCAGCTCGCGGATCCGCTGAGCAAGTTTGAATGCCCCCGGATGACCGAACTGGAAGGCCGGCGCATAGTCGAGCTGTTCCGCCTGGCGGGCGACGGCGGCGGTGATTTCGCTGCGCCCGTGCCCCGCACCGCAGCACCACAGGCCGGACAGGCCGTCGAGAATCTGGCGGCCATCCGCACTGCGATAGTGCCAGCCCTGCGCCCCGACAATGATTCTCGGATCGGCCTTGAACTGCCGATTGCCGGTGAACGGCATCCAGTAGGCGTCCAGTTCTGCAGCGTTCATCGATACTCCTTCAGATAATCCTGCACCGAGGCGATCTTCCGTTCTTTGGCTTCGAACAGACTCTCGAGATGTTCGCGGGAGTTGACGATGCCCATGGCGGCGATACTGCCGTCTTCATCTATGAGGACGCCATAGGGCAGTTTGCTGACGCCAAAGGCACGACCCAGGGCTTCCGAATGCAGATAGGGCAAGGCGTCCAGATTTTCATCCTGCACAAACGCCCGGTGCACGGCGACCTCGTCGCCATCGCTGCACAGCACCGTATCAAGCCAGGTCTCCGTCCTCGGCAGGGAGCGCACGGCGGGTAACAGTGAGCGGCTGATCGGACAATCCGGGGAGACGAAAAGCAGCAGCTGGCTGCGCGGGGAAGGACCGCCGACGCTGAAAGGGCGCCCGGCCAGCGAGGAAACAGTGAGACGGGGTGCAGCCTGACCGACTTTCAGCAGCGCGTTGACCATCAGTGCACCCGCCGGAGCGATCCGGCCGAACAGCCC
This window harbors:
- a CDS encoding aspartate aminotransferase family protein is translated as MNAAELDAYWMPFTGNRQFKADPRIIVGAQGWHYRSADGRQILDGLSGLWCCGAGHGRSEITAAVARQAEQLDYAPAFQFGHPGAFKLAQRIRELTPDGLDYVFFANSGSEAVETSLKIARAYWRQRGQPGKTRLIGRAKGYHGVNFGGISVGGIGANRKLFGATLETDHLSHTLLPENRFSRGMPSRGAHLADELAELIALHDASNIAAVIVEPFAGSAGVLPPPKGYLQRLRALCDANDILLIFDEVITGFGRCGATTGAEFFGVTPDIATFAKQLTNGVIPMGAVVVGAGIYNTFMDHGGPEYLVEFPHGYTYSGHPLACAAGLAALDLFESLDLAGQVRDKAGHFEDCIHGLANHPHVTDVRNLGLAGALTLAAHPGEPARRPYEIAMWCWQRGLYVRYGADTLQFGPAFVMDKSDISEIFNIVGDALRAAA
- a CDS encoding putative sulfate exporter family transporter; amino-acid sequence: MAVSGQTWPAYTGTLLLCALLLVPLIMLGNPAAALLTGGAIALTLNRIPIPRAGLLGRYCLQTAIVLLGLRLHLETVWSLSASYTWAVALFVVSTLSLGLLLGWLLRVEKIPAQLLAAGTAICGGTTIATLSPVLGAKAEDTAVALGLVFLLNVVALLAFPLIGHWLDVSQIQFGLWSALAIHDTSSVIATATLYGDEASEVATTLKLGRTLWLIPLALGASLMAGQGNVRLRIPGFILSFLLATAAASLLPIPVQITTLAGTLSKALLVCALFFIGTELTRTTVRRIHGRVLWHGLLLWLIVAPVSLFAILQWT
- a CDS encoding sulfur transferase domain-containing protein → MPATCRPFIALIALCTGLLTAAWTNAAEEPFGDPHLWIGDNLVIAGPPDLPALKAGFPGAVVIIDLRTAEEGTATEQAQAQDLGLTYHNLPVDGANIRDEQVLALDALLNSAPQEALVVLHCASGNRAGMLWAAGEMRRGREVEDVLEQVAPVVTKAPVAAAVRAYADTLNTAH
- a CDS encoding MBL fold metallo-hydrolase — protein: MHPMVAAFLDSATSSYSYVVAEPGSRTCAVIDPVLDFDPATGITSTTGADRIIDFVRANDLIVEWLLETHVHADHLSAGHYLKSHFVCAQTGIGRGVIEVQETFADSVPRCPDSPLVPDGHQFDRLLDAGEKLCLGHACGRVLALPGHTPACVGYQFDDFILVGDTLFMPDYGTARCDFPGGDSATLYRSIQQLFAEPDETKLLMCHDYAPGGRSHRYLSTVAEQRAHNIHIRDGVSEAEFVAFRNTRDGTLSAPALMTVAVPYNLTAGQLDTADLSLLHKRMAA
- a CDS encoding Lrp/AsnC family transcriptional regulator produces the protein MDRLDSRILDLLQEDASLSNAELAERVGLSANACWRRTKRLEERGIIRKRVALLSQEKLELKVTVFVGIKTNEHNEHWLKNFAEGVKAIPEVVEFYRMSGDVDYLLKIVARDIADYDRVYKKLIAVAPLHDVSSSFAMQRIKSSTALPLG